A DNA window from Salvelinus sp. IW2-2015 linkage group LG4q.1:29, ASM291031v2, whole genome shotgun sequence contains the following coding sequences:
- the LOC111961884 gene encoding UDP-glucuronosyltransferase 2B20 encodes MAYHLWSIFSCLLVTCFMVSLPACHSGKVLVFPLEGSHWLHMDILIKALHAQGHAVTVVRTNKSWYIKEESSYYSSITVHVTDGVDEGFVKPILNKLLDIERGKSSALNFFSLQVEALSFMSKVPKMMAEMVTNMIEDKELMKDIKETQYDLVLTDPAWGAGVLMAHYLQLPLVYNVRWVTFGEGHQVIAPSPMSYIPMTGSGLTDKMTFTERVKNMLIKLLGQVQDRFLVRPYYQAVCEEYFQLGVDFNELIQGADLWLMRVDFVFEFPRPTMPNVIYIGGFQCKPAKPLPQDLEDFFQSSGEHGVIIMSLGTFVKELPSDMTDEIATAFAQLPQKIIWRHIGDRPATLGNNTLLVDWMPQNDLLGHPKMRLFVAHGGTNGVQEAIYHGVPVVGLPLFFDQYDNLLRLQARGGARIVTIATLNNDFLKALQEVLQEPSYRENMQRLSKLHRDQPMNPLDLAMFWIEYVMRHKGTAHLRTESYRMPWYSYHSLDVMTFLLASVLLILLTTVAFIRCLCFRMCCRRKMKHE; translated from the coding sequence ATGGCGTACCATCTTTGGAGCATATTCTCATGTCTTCTTGTGACATGCTTCATGGTGTCTTTGCCAGCTTGCCACAGTGGGAAGGTGCTGGTCTTTCCTCTGGAAGGAAGCCATTGGCTTCACATGGACATTCTGATCAAGGCCCTTCACGCTCAAGGACACGCCGTGACCGTGGTACGAACAAACAAAAGCTGGTACATTAAAGAAGAGTCTTCATATTACAGCTCTATTACAGTACACGTCACTGATGGAGTAGACGAGGGCTTTGTGAAGCCAATTCTCAACAAACTCCTCGATATAGAAAGAGGTAAAAGTTCAGCTTTAAATTTCTTCAGTTTGCAGGTGGAGGCCTTGTCATTCATGTCTAAAGTTCCTAAGATGATGGCTGAAATGGTGACCAATATGATTGAAGACAAGGAGTTAATGAAGGACATAAAGGAAACCCAGTATGACCTCGTCTTGACTGACCCGGCATGGGGAGCAGGTGTTCTGATGGCCCACTATCTTCAGCTACCTCTGGTCTACAATGTCCGCTGGGTCACCTTTGGAGAGGGACATCAGGTCATCGCACCATCCCCCATGTCTTACATTCCAATGACTGGATCTGGGCTGACGGACAAAATGACCTTCACAGAGAGAGTGAAGAATATGCTTATTAAATTGCTTGGACAAGTTCAGGACAGGTTCTTAGTGCGACCCTATTACCAAGCAGTTTGTGAGGAGTATTTCCAACTGGGTGTGGATTTTAATGAGTTAATACAGGGGGCTGACTTATGGCTCATGAGAGTCGACTTTGTGTTTGAGTTCCCTCGTCCCACCATGCCTAACGTTATCTACATTGGAGGGTTTCAGTGCAAACCGGCCAAGCCCCTTCCCCAAGACCTGGAGGACTTTTTTCAGAGTTCAGGAGAACACGGTGTCATTATCATGTCTTTGGGGACTTTTGTCAAGGAACTCCCGAGTGACATGACAGACGAGATAGCGACTGCTTTTGCCCAATTGCCTCAGAAGATCATCTGGAGGCACATTGGGGACAGGCCAGCGACTCTGGGCAACAACACCTTACTAGTTGACTGGATGCCGCAGAATGACCTACTAGGACATCCTAAGATGAGGCTGTTTGTAGCTCATGGAGGAACCAATGGAGTTCAAGAGGCCATCTACCACGGAGTCCCCGTTGTTGGCCTACCTTTGTTTTTCGACCAATATGACAACCTCCTCCGTCTGCAAgcaagaggaggagcaaggattgtGACCATAGCCACGTTAAACAACGACTTCCTCAAGGCCTTACAGGAAGTTCTTCAGGAGCCATCCTACAGGGAGAACATGCAGAGGCTCTCCAAGCTGCacagggatcagccaatgaaccCCCTGGACCTCGCCATGTTCTGGATTGAGTATGTCATGAGACACAAAGGTACTGCTCACCTGCGTACAGAGTCCTACAGAATGCCCTGGTACTCCTACCACTCTCTGGATGTCATGACGTTCCTTCTAGCTTCTGTGCTACTGATTCTGCTGACTACTGTTGCTTTCATCAGGTGTTTATGCTTCAGAATGTGTTGTAGACGGAAAATGAAACACGAGTAA